From Deltaproteobacteria bacterium:
TTCAAAGCGTCGACAAAACCGCCGGAATAACAGGCCGAGACCACCACGACGCGGTTCTTGATACCGGACTCGTCCAACAGCGCGCGCAGTTTCTTTGGATCGAGATCGTGGAAGCGGAGCGGCCAAAGATCGAGGGAGAACTGGTGATCTTTGGAACCATGGGAGGTGAGAAACAGGAACAGCAGGTCTTCGTCTTTGTTCATCACCGCGCCGACGCGCTGCAACGCCGCGCCCAAGCTAGTCACGCTCGCCAACGGCGCGGCGCCGGGTTGCTTGCGGTTGTTGATCAAGCGGATGGTCTTGCCGGCGGCGCCGAAGCGCTGTTGAAACAATTCGCTAACCGCGTTGACTTCTTTCATGAAGACGTTCTGGCCGCCGTAGCCGGCCATGCCGATAAAATAAATTTCGACGACACCGGGCCGGCCCGGCTGCACGGCGGCGAGTTCGCGCTCGAGCAATTCGCGCTGGTTGTAAAGATTGTCTTCGCCGAACTGGCCGGTGAGATTGGTCTCGGCGAGTTCGTCTTGGGAGAAGGGTCGGTGCCACAAGCTGCGGTCGCGCTCAATGCTCATCAGTGGATATATGACGAGGATCGAACAGACGATGCTCGCCCACATTCGTCGGTGCAGCGGCGCGGCGTGATTCCTGCGAATAGTTTCGCCGTAAGCGATCGGTATCCACAATGCCGAGAGGATTAGAATGTAGGAGCTATAATCGTCGAACCAGGCGCGATACTTCGACGCCATCAGGTTTTCATAAACTAGATAGCTCGCGGTATCGACGACGACGGCGATCATCAGCAGGGATTGAAATATCACCGGAGTCCGATCACCACGGCCCATAGCGTAGGCGGTGGCGACCGCAGCGAATAGAAAAATCGGCAGATGCACCAGTGCCTCAGGAAAATTATTCCACGCAACTTCGCCGTGAACGCCGGTGGTAGCAACGTCGTATATCACCGGCGGCAATAGCCCAATGATTGCGAAGGCGGCGGCTTGCCACCAAGAAACCACTAGCTGGGTTTCCGTCAGTGGGCGCAGGCAGGTGAGTTTGACGGCGTTGACGAGATTAATTTGCAGCGCGCGCCAGTGATTCACTTCGATTTGCGGTTCTGCTGGTTCCGCTGTCGGCGCGATAACGTTTGGCGCGGTTGTAACCAGCGGCGGTGCGCTTGATGTGATCGCAACGCTGCCTGCGGCGGCGATTCGCCGATTTATGTCGGCTACGAATTCGGCTTTTTCCGCAGGGGATTCGAACGCTGACGTGGGCACCGGCAGGAAGTGCATTTCGTCGATGACAAGCAGCAGCAACTCGTCGCTCTCTTCGACGCCACGCAGGCTAGCCCAAGCGATCGTTGAGCGATAGTTTGGACTCGTCTGGTGCAAGCCGTCCTCTTCAACGCTGATTTCTGTCGATACGCCAATGAGGTGATTCTCGCTACGGTAAAGCCGGTCGAAGCTTCGACCATGGAGAAGAGAGTAGCCGGTATAGGCTAGCGCCATTACATACAGCGAGTTTGTCACGGCACTATAGCCGTTGTAGTACTGAGCGGTGAAAAGCGCGGCGATCATGGCGAGCCACGCCACGTAGCTAAAGAATTTCATGGAACGGCGCAGCGGCATGCGCAGCGCGCGCTGTTGGTTGCGATAGCGAACCGCAACTGCGAATTGCTCGCTGGTGAGTGTAAAAGTGAATGTGGTTTTCATGTTCGGTTGGCGACGTGCTGAGTTGAACTAACGTAACACCGCCGCTTTCCTATGGTCAATTGATTCTGCAATCGGCTTGACCCTCGGAGCGATTCCCCATATTTTCGATTACACGTTACAAACAGAGGTCCATGTGAAATTCGGTTACTACATTCTTAACACTTACGTTCCTGAATTGGATGGCGGCAGCCGAGATGTTTATGCCAAATGGCTCGAACAGATCGATACGGCGGAAGCGCTAGGATTCGATTCGCTGTGGGTCACGGAGCATCATTTTCGTCACTTCGGCGGGCAGATGCCGAGTCCGACGATCATCCTCGCCGCGGCGGCGCAGCGTACCAAGAAGATGCGCTTGGGCGCGGCGGTGTCGCTGCTGCCGATGCATAACCCGCTGCGCATCGCCGAAGAGTTCGCCATGGTCGACCAGTTGTCCCAAGGGCGGGTTTGCTTCGGCGCCGGGCGCGGCATGCATCCCGACGAGTATCAGGTTTTTGGTCAGGATTACGCCACCGCGCAGCAGCGCTTGCCCGAAGCGCTCGACATCGTCATGCGCGCCTGGAGCGGTGCAGAGTTCGAGTGGCAGAGCGAACATTATAAATTCCCCACGCTCAGAGTTTACCCGCAGCCCTACCAGCAGCCCCATCCGCCGATTTACGTCACGGCCAATCGCGATCCGGAGAGTTTCGCCATGATCGGCAAGCGCGGCCATCATTTGATGACCTTGCCGTGGATTGCGACCAATGAAGAGCAGGCACCGCGCATCGAGTGGTACAAGACGGCGCTGCGCGAGGGCGGCCACTCGGTGGCCGACAAAGAAGTGTTCACCATGTATCCGATCTATGTCGGCGATAGCGACGACAGCGCCAAGGCGGAGGTGGAGGAGTCGTGGCATCGCTGGCGTGCTTTTGCCTTGGCAGCCACTGGCGCGTTGCCGGGGACGCCGGCCCACGCGACGCGCTCGCCGCACTTGAGCTACGACTTCATGGCGCGCGACAGTCGCGGCGTGTTCGGAGGGCCGGAAAGCTGCCTGCGGATCTTGAAACGGATCATTGAAGTCGTTGGTACGGACCATATCGGCTTGACCTTTCACTTCGGCGGCTTGAGCCAAGACAAAGTGCTCAAGTCGATGGAGCGCTGCGCCAAGTCGGTGTTGCCGGCGCTTCGATAGCGGAGAAAATAATCACCACGAAGGACACGAAGAGCACGAAGTTCGGAAAAATATTTGTCCAAACCCTTCGTGTCCTTCGTGCCTTCGTGGTGAATACTCTTTTGTACGAAGATGTCGATTCTGCCCATGAAACAACCCGCGAAGACATTACAATTCGAAGAACTCAGATCCCTCGATCTGCAAAAATGCCACAGCGTCGGCGATATCGTCGATGCCATGCGCTACTGCGCCTTCGGCGCGCGCATGCTTGGCGAGGTGGCGAGAACCCTCTGCGAGATGGCGGCGGCGAAGGACAAGCCGCTGCTGATTTACGACGGTCTGCAGAAGACACCGCTGGGGCGATTGCTTAAAAAATTCGTCGCCAACGGTTGGTGCCGGCGTATCGTCACGCCGGCGACCTACGCCAAGCAGAAGACGCGCGGTGAAAATGTCATCGTTATCGGCGCCTTCTCCGAGCGCGACGCCGAGGCGATCTACAAGAAGCCCAAGCGGGCGATCTTTATCAATCCCTTCGACATGGCGCGGCCCGGCCAGGTGCGCGACGGATTTTTCCCTGACGCGGTGTTCGCCGATCCGCGCTACATCATGCCGGTGATTTACGCCGCGCTCGATGAATGGTTGAACGGTAAGCCCAGTTCGGTAAGCGCCTTTATTTCAGGCTTGGCGGCGAATGGCGGCTTGGCGGCCCAGGTAGCCCGCGGCGCCAAAGCGCTTGAAGCGATGACCGACGATAATGATTGCGTGCGCTTTCTCACCGTCAGCGGCGCCATGACCGTCGGCAAGATGGATTTGATTATCTGTGACATGATCGAGTTGGGTTTGATCCACGCGATCTCGTCCACCGGCGCGCTGATGGCCCATGGTTTGGTTTCGTCCATCGGCCTCAAGCATTACAAATACAATCCTAAGTACGACGACACCGAGTTGGCCCGGCGCAAACTCAACCGCGTCACCGATACGCTGGAGCCGGAATCCAATCTCGACACCGTCGAAGAAGTGATCGGCAAGGTGGTCGACAAGATCGACGGCAAGGCGATGCTCAGTCCGACGGCGTTCAACAAATTGATTGGCAAGCATCTGGCCGACAACTATCCCAACGATCGCGGCGTGCTCAAGTCGGCGTATCAACACGGCGTTCCGGTGTTCGTGCCGGCGTTCGTCGACTCGGAGTTGGGCAACGATATCTATATTCACAACATCAAACGGCGCCTGCGCGGCAAGAAGCCGATCCTGATGGACCTGGAACTGGACAGCAAAGAGTTGATTCGCGTGGTCACCGGACCCAAGCGTTTCGGCATACTTTCCATCGGCGGCGGCGTGCCGCGCAACAACGTGCAAAACGTCGCGCCGCTGATCGAGATCATCAACGAGCGGCTCGGCCCGACCTTTCCCAACCGGCGCTTTAGCTACGGTGTGAGAATTTGCCCGGACCGGCCGCACTTCGGCCATCTCTCCGGCTGCACCTATTCGGAAAACGAATCTTGGCGCAAAGCCGACAAGAACGGCATCTATGCCGAGATGCTCGCCGACGCAACGCAGGTGTGGCCGTTGTTGGTGAAGTATGTGATGGAGAAGAGAGCGGCGAAGCGGTAAATAGTTCAACGCTCCGAACTTACCCCTTTGAAAAAGGGCGACCGAGGGGGATTTGAATTTCGTGCGCGTGAAAATCACTGCTGAAGAAAATTCCCCCTTCCCGCCTTTTTCAAAGGGGGGATCGTGCATGGCTGGTACTTATCCGCGACGAGTTATTATCCGGTTGGTATTTGCTGTTGGCATCGCGCTTACGTTCGCTGCACCGGTGCTGGCGCAGAACTTAGAAAAGGTCCGTCTCAGCATCGCCGATCTATCGTTTACTTTTTTGCCGCATCTATTGGCCCGGGACGCCGGCATATTTCGCAAGCATCATCTCGAAGTCGAGTTGATCTACATCGGCGGTGCCGTGGGTCTGGCGGCATTGGCGAGCGGTGAGATCGATTACAGCGCGTCGCCCGATCCGGGCTTGCTTGCCATCGCCAAGGGGTTGCCGTTCAAAGTCGTCATGTTGACGACTAAGGGCCCGCCGTTTTACGTCGTCGGCCGGCCGAGTATCAAACGCGCCGCCGAACTGGTCGGCAAGAAACACGGCATCTCGCGCGTCGGCGCTTCTTCTTATTTTGTCAGCTGGGTGATTTTTCAAAAGCTCGGCGTCGATGCCGACAAAATTATTTATATTCAGGCCGGCTCCAACTCCAATCGTGTCCTGGCATTGACGACGGGCTCGATCGATAGCGCGATTTTTTCCATGCCGACGGCGCAGGAGATGCTCAAAAAAAATTTTCCCCTGCTGGGCACGCCCAAGGAAGTGGGGCAGCGGCCCCATGGCGGCTTAATGGTGCGTAGCGAAAAAATCGACAAGAGCCGCGATCAGGTAAGGCGCATGGCCGGCGCCCTGGTAGAGTCGATGAATTATATCGCTACCAATCGGGCCAAGGTCGCCGACTATGTCAGTGGAAAATTTAAAATCGAGCGCGATTTGGCAGAGCAATTACTGTCGGGCGATTATTTGTCGATGTTGACTATGGACGGCCGCATGACCGACGAGGGCGTGCAAGCTTATCTTGACGAGGCGTTTCAGAATACTTTAGTGCCGACCCGGTTTAGCGCCAAACAGGCGTTGGATTTGTCGCTGCTTGAGCCAGCTGCGGCGCGGCGCTAGGTCAGTAATGCTTCGAGTTTAGGGCTCCGAGTTTCGGGTTAACTCGAAACCCCAAACACGAAACCCGTAACTGCAATTCAGATTCGGAGGCAGGTGATGAAACATAGCACGGAGCGAATTTTGATTTCTCACGTCGGCAGTTTGGCGCGGCCGAAAGATTTGATGGAGATGTTGGTGGCGCGCAATGAAGGTAAACCGTTCGATAGCGCGGCGCTGGCCAAGCGCACCAGCGAGTCGGTGGCCGAGGTGGTCGCCAAGCAGATCGAATGCGGCATCGACGTGGTCAACGACGGTGAGTTGGGCAAGTCGAACTTCTCGCGCTACACCAAAGAGCGGCTGGGCGGTTTCGTCGAACGGGAGGCGGGCGCCGATTTCAAACCGACATCGATCTTCGGCCGCGACATGAAGGAGTTCACCGAATATTTCAACCGCGGCGGTAGAACTGCCATAGGCCATCACGCGCGGGTTTTTTACTGCGTCGAGCCGCTAAAATATATCGGCCAGGACGAAGTGAACCCCGATATCGCCAATTTGCAAACGGCACTGCAAGGCAAGAAATACGCCGTAGCGTTTCTGCCGGCCATCGCTCCGGGAACCATGGAGCACTGGATGAAGAACGAGTTTTATAAAACTAACGAAGAGTATTTGTTCGCCATCGCCGGCGTCATGGCCGAAGAGTACAAGGCGATCGTCGACGCCGGATTCATTTTGCAGATCGACGATCCCGATTTGGCCGACGCTTGGCAGATGCATCCCGAGATGAGCTTGGCGGATTATCGCAAGTATCAGGAGCTGCGCATCGACGCGCTCAATCACGCATTGAAAGGTTTGCCCGAGGAGCGCATCCGCTTTCATATGTGCTGGGGCAGTTATCACGGGCCGCACAAGTACGACATCCCGCTCAAAGACATCGTCGATCTGATTCTCAAAGTAAAAGCGACGGCCTATTCCATCGAAGCGTCCAACCCGGTGCACGACCACGAGTGGCGCGTCTGGCAGGATGTGAAACTGCCCGAGGGCAAAATGCTCATGCCCGGTGTCATCGGCCACTACAGCGACTTCATTGAGCATCCTCAGGCGATCGCCGATCGCTTGGTACGCTACGCCAAGATCGTCGGCAAAGAAAATATCATCGCCGGCAGCGACTGCGGCATCGGCTCCCGGGTTGGCCACCCGCAAGTGGGCTGGGCGAAGTTTCAAGCGATGGCCGAAGGCGCGCGCATCGCGAGCGAAGAATTGTGGGGAAGAAATTAAAAAAGCTTGAAGGATGAAGACGGAAGGATGAAGTCTGCCGGAACTCGGTAGGCTCATCCTTCCGTCGTGTGGGTTACCTGTTCAATCCCAGCAGCTGGCGGCCGTATTCTCTGACGAGAATTTCGCGATCGTCGGAAGTCGGTAGAGTTTTCAGCCGGTCTTCGATGCGGCCGCGCTCTTCCTGTTTGAGATCATTCCAACGATCTAAATCTTTTTTCAGTTGTTGGCGCTCTTCCAACGTCAGGGGTGTGTCTTGATTCTGATCCAACGTCGCCACCGGCATCGGCTGCACGCCGAGCACCACGGCCCGATGGGGCCGGCCATGGTCGTCGTAGATCACGGCGAAGTTGCTGTAGCCGATGGTCGAGATCAACGAGCGCACCGCCGGCTCCAGCGCTTGGCGGTTGAACCGTAAGCTCAACAGCTGCGCTTCCACGCTCGACGGCACGACGATCTGAAATCCTGTGCGAGCGTGAAACGCGTGCAGCGCAAACGGGACCGGCGTCTGCTCGAAGGCGACGGAAATCTCGCCGTCGCGATAATCGATCCACGGCCGATAGAGGTCGTCCATGTCGCTTTGCGCTTTGACCCGTACCGGCATGGCGGCGGTCAAGAAGGCAAGAAGCACGGCTAATTTGATCAGGTACTGCATAGGCTTCACCTCTGTTCATTACAAATAAACAGCAAGCGCCATGCCTCTTTGAGCGGTGTGCCAGGCGCCCAAGATTTCGCGTGATTGTCACCTATCTTCCCTTGCAAGACGGCGAAATGGCCGAAGGCGGACAAATTTGTGCTGGAGTCGTTCCAAAGAGAAAGGCGGGAGCGGAGCTTGGAAGAGAGATTGAGGAATAGTTTGGGGGATCGCCTACGCCACGCTTTGAGCTTTGCGCACACTGGCGATCAGCGAAGTACGCAGTAAAAATTCTTTGTGCGCTTTCGGATCTTCCGCGATTGCGCGCAGCTCGTCGAACTTTTCTTGGCGCGCTTTGGGATCGCGCTCTTCGAGGCGCTTCTTGTTGGCGATGGTTTGTTCTTGCACCGATTCGATGTTGCTCGTGCGCCGCCGGCGCGTGTAGCGGTCGAGCAACGAATCGTCAGCTTTTTTAGTAATGACCTGATGCAGCGTGTCGACCAATTCCATGGCGTCATGAATGCCGCTGTTCAATCCCAATCCGCCGACGGAGTTGTTCACATGGGCGGAGTCGCCGGCGAGAAAAACGCGGCCTTTGCGAAAAGTCGCGGCGACTCGCTGATGGACTTTGTAGAGGTTGCGATGGACGACGTTGTACTGGCGGTTCAATGGGTAAACCCGCTGCAAGCGCGAGTAGGTCGACTCGTCGCCGAGCGCCTGCTCGTCGCTCTCTTCCACCTTGGTCGGAAACACCGCGCGCCAGCGCCCCTTGCCGTCATCGCCGGCGACTTTAAATAAATTCGTCCACTCATCCGGATCGGCGAGGTAGTTGCGGTAGCAACAGCCGCCGAGCAACTGCTGAAAATCTTCCGTCGTCGTGAGCACGAGAAAATTCTCCGGCCAGGTAAAACCTTCGAAATCGATCTCCAACGCTTTTCGAATCGTGCTGCGCCCACCATCCGCGCCGATCACCCAATCGCCGCGATGAGTTTCCACGCCATTCGGACCTTCAGCTGTGACCGTTGCGCTGTCCGAATCCTGAACGACGCCAGTAACGCGACTGGAAAAGTGCACGTCGACATCGGGAAATATTTTCAACCGCTCGATGCCCATGCGCGCCAGCTTGTGCTGCTCGGTCTGAACGACAAACGGATAAGCCGTCTCGTCGCGCAACAGCTCATGATCGAACTCGACGATCTTAGCGCGTGTTGGCTTATCCCAAAACTGAAAATATCGCGCCACCAGACCTTCTTGAATAAACTGATCGATCAAGCCAACCCGCGCGATCATTTCCAAAGTCGAAGGATGGGTCGTCGCCGCGCGCGGGTTGTCGTCAATCGCCGCGTCGGCTTCGAGTAAAGTAACCGCGTAGCCATGCTGCGCCAGCGCGAGCGCAGAGACAACTCCCACCGGTCCGGCGCCGGCTATGATGATGCGGGTCTGTGACATGAGTTAGAAATCTCCTAATAACCTCATTGTTTGATCTATTAGTGCAAAGTAGCCTTCTCATTCAAGCGTCGGACGACGACGCATGACTTGAGCGCGAAGAATTCGGCCCTTGATATAAAAGGCACTAAAAAAAGAGCGAGCCACGGCGATTCGGACCTTCGAGTTTTATCGAAATAGCGATTGTGATCATCCGAGCGTGAAGGACGTTAGGAAAGAATAACAGGAACGCAAATATGATGGCGCGTTGCATGCGCCAGAATGTACGGGATGCCAACGGTAATTAGATCGGCGAAATCGCGACAAGCAGAGGGAAGAAATAGATCTTTTTGTACGGCCGGTTCATGAAATTTCTGAGTTGTCACTGAATTGAAATAGCTTCCGTCATTCAGCACTACATGTCTCTATAGAGACATGCTATAATCAAAACCGGCGCTATTTCAGTAAGATAGAATTTTTTAATATGTTTAATCAGATTGTTTACTAACTTTTTTATATGCTATTTTATATATAACTTGACTCTTACAATATAGTTAATAGTATAATTGTATGGTCCAAAGACGCTTAAACATAGTCGATGAGATGGCGTTATCTCGTCTCGAACCGCCAAGCACAAGGACACACGAACCGTCACCCGGAGATTGGATCAGAATTCTGCGTGACTCATTGCGCATGACTCAGGCCGAACTGGCGAGCCGCGCGAAGATCACTCAACCGCATTTGGCCAGCATTGAGAGTGGTAAGACCGACCCGCAGATCAGTACCCTGAAGCGCATTTTTGATGCGATGTCTTGCGATTTGGTTCTTGTGCCACGACCCAGAAAGGCGATCAAAGAAGTGCTGCGCGGGCGGGCGCGCAGCGTTGCGTTGAAACGCTTAAAACAATCAATGGGAACCATGGCCCTCGAACATCAGGCGCCGGAAGCCGATGCCTTCAAGCAGCTTTTGGAAAAACGCACTGATGAGATTGTGACCGATCGGCGTGAGAAGCTATGGCAACAGCCAGAAGATGAGTGAAAAAACTAAAACGCCCGGCGCCACTCCAGGCGACGACACGTCGGGTCTTATTCAAAGGCAACTGATGGATCGCCCTGCTCGCAATGCAGCCGAGCTAGATGCCATCTCTCGCGCGTACAACAAGCACATTTATCGAGCCCGGCGAAAAAGAGCCGGGACGGAGTGGTTAACCGATCCATTTATCCGCGCCGTCCATTACGACATGTACGGCGAGATATGGGAGTGGGCGAGAAAGTATCGCACCGAGGCCCTTAATATTGGTGTCGACTTTCACCTCATCCCGGAACAGATAAAGTTGCTGTGCGGAGATTTCAGCTATTGGAACGCCGACAAGAGTTCGATGCCGCCGCTTGAAATCGCTGCTCGCTTACAGAACCGACTGACCCGGATTCATCCGTTTACCAATGGCAATGGCAGACACGCGCGACTCATCACTGACATTTACTGTTACTCGGTCAGACTTTCCCTGCCCAAATGGCCGCAGATTCAGCTCTTGTCGGAAGGCGACCAAATCCGATCGCGGTATATCGACGCGATGAAGACAGCGGATCAAGAAGATTATCGTGAGTTGATCGCATTCATGAAAGAGCTTGTTGGGTAGCAAAACTGTCGCACAACAGGACCTGCACAGATTCTATGCTGCTCGGTCTGGACTATT
This genomic window contains:
- a CDS encoding helix-turn-helix domain-containing protein; this encodes MVQRRLNIVDEMALSRLEPPSTRTHEPSPGDWIRILRDSLRMTQAELASRAKITQPHLASIESGKTDPQISTLKRIFDAMSCDLVLVPRPRKAIKEVLRGRARSVALKRLKQSMGTMALEHQAPEADAFKQLLEKRTDEIVTDRREKLWQQPEDE
- a CDS encoding FAD-dependent monooxygenase; the encoded protein is MSQTRIIIAGAGPVGVVSALALAQHGYAVTLLEADAAIDDNPRAATTHPSTLEMIARVGLIDQFIQEGLVARYFQFWDKPTRAKIVEFDHELLRDETAYPFVVQTEQHKLARMGIERLKIFPDVDVHFSSRVTGVVQDSDSATVTAEGPNGVETHRGDWVIGADGGRSTIRKALEIDFEGFTWPENFLVLTTTEDFQQLLGGCCYRNYLADPDEWTNLFKVAGDDGKGRWRAVFPTKVEESDEQALGDESTYSRLQRVYPLNRQYNVVHRNLYKVHQRVAATFRKGRVFLAGDSAHVNNSVGGLGLNSGIHDAMELVDTLHQVITKKADDSLLDRYTRRRRTSNIESVQEQTIANKKRLEERDPKARQEKFDELRAIAEDPKAHKEFLLRTSLIASVRKAQSVA
- a CDS encoding mobile mystery protein B; translation: MSEKTKTPGATPGDDTSGLIQRQLMDRPARNAAELDAISRAYNKHIYRARRKRAGTEWLTDPFIRAVHYDMYGEIWEWARKYRTEALNIGVDFHLIPEQIKLLCGDFSYWNADKSSMPPLEIAARLQNRLTRIHPFTNGNGRHARLITDIYCYSVRLSLPKWPQIQLLSEGDQIRSRYIDAMKTADQEDYRELIAFMKELVG
- a CDS encoding ABC transporter substrate-binding protein, with translation MAGTYPRRVIIRLVFAVGIALTFAAPVLAQNLEKVRLSIADLSFTFLPHLLARDAGIFRKHHLEVELIYIGGAVGLAALASGEIDYSASPDPGLLAIAKGLPFKVVMLTTKGPPFYVVGRPSIKRAAELVGKKHGISRVGASSYFVSWVIFQKLGVDADKIIYIQAGSNSNRVLALTTGSIDSAIFSMPTAQEMLKKNFPLLGTPKEVGQRPHGGLMVRSEKIDKSRDQVRRMAGALVESMNYIATNRAKVADYVSGKFKIERDLAEQLLSGDYLSMLTMDGRMTDEGVQAYLDEAFQNTLVPTRFSAKQALDLSLLEPAAARR
- a CDS encoding LLM class flavin-dependent oxidoreductase, whose amino-acid sequence is MDSAIGLTLGAIPHIFDYTLQTEVHVKFGYYILNTYVPELDGGSRDVYAKWLEQIDTAEALGFDSLWVTEHHFRHFGGQMPSPTIILAAAAQRTKKMRLGAAVSLLPMHNPLRIAEEFAMVDQLSQGRVCFGAGRGMHPDEYQVFGQDYATAQQRLPEALDIVMRAWSGAEFEWQSEHYKFPTLRVYPQPYQQPHPPIYVTANRDPESFAMIGKRGHHLMTLPWIATNEEQAPRIEWYKTALREGGHSVADKEVFTMYPIYVGDSDDSAKAEVEESWHRWRAFALAATGALPGTPAHATRSPHLSYDFMARDSRGVFGGPESCLRILKRIIEVVGTDHIGLTFHFGGLSQDKVLKSMERCAKSVLPALR